The Macaca mulatta isolate MMU2019108-1 chromosome X, T2T-MMU8v2.0, whole genome shotgun sequence DNA window gGGTGAGCTGGAGGGCAGGCTGTCCGATCTTAGCACCCTGCTGCTTCCTAGGTTCTGAATGGTGCTGCTGTGGTGCGTCCCCCAGGACACCACGCAGAGCAGGATGCAGCTTGCGGTTTTTGCTTTTTCAACTCCGTGGCTGTGGCTGCTCGCCATGCCCAGGCTATCAGTGGGCGTGCCCTGCGGTAAGGACTCCCTGGGGACCCCCCAAATCCTGATCCTTGTGGGGACCTGGATGCTCTCCCCAGCCCATTGCTTACTCATCATGCCCCATGGTCCAGCTCCCCAGGACTTCCCCAGAAAGAAGTAAGGGTACAGCCCTTACCCAGAGAAGGACTGAGGATGGAGCCTCTCAGTGCCTATTTAGATAGGACCCCCAGATCATATTACCTGGGTGCTTATAAAACAGGATTCAGGGTCCCACCCCAGCATTTCTGGCCTATAGCAGCTGCCTCGACAGAACCCAGGTCCAGGCTCCTGATGCATACTCCAGAAGACCCAAGAACCAGTCCCCAGCATTAGCTGCCCAAGGTGCAGGGTCCAGTTCCCTAGCAATGACCCAGAAGAGCCCAGGGCCCAGCCCCGAGCACTTGCTCAGGCCTACAGGGCAGCCCTCGGGAACCAGGATCAGACTTTTCTCCTTAACTGATAGGACTAGGGTCCTGCCACTCAGCACTAAATGCCCCTACAGACCCCAGGGGTCTGGCCCAGCCCTCTTCCAGGGGGTGAGTATCCTAGGTTACTGAGGTGCTGTCTTCTCCCCAGGATCCTGATTGTGGATTGGGATGTCCACCATGGTAATGGAACTCAGCACATGTTTGAGGATGACCCCAGGTAAGGGGCTGCAATCAGGGGCCGCAGTGTGATCAGGGAGGTGGGTGAGCACCTCAGGGGTACTGGAGCCCCTAACCAGCCATGGCCCCCTTCCTACCCCCTCCCCGGCAGTGTGCTATATGTGTCCCTGCACCGCTATGATCATGGCACCTTCTTCCCCATGGGGGATGAGGGTGCCAGCAGCCAGATCGGCCGGGCTGCTGGCACAGGCTTCACCGTCAACGTGGCATGGAACGGGCCCCGCATGGGTGACGCTGACTACCTAGCTGCCTGGCATCGCCTGGTGCTTCCCATTGCCTACGAGGTACAGCTCAGGATAGATCGCAGGATGTATGTGACATGCCTGTGCAGGTGGCAGCCTGGACCTGCCTCCTCAGCATGTGTGCGTCTGACTGCCAGGTGGCTGATGATATGAGACAGCCCATGGGTGATTAATGAGGCTACCGGGGCAATTGGTGACTGTGATCACTTTGTGTATTTGCCTGTGCACAGGTGACTATATGACTGCCTTCTCTGTGTGACACTATGTGGGTGACTATCTTGGCTGTGTGTGTGAGGGCCTTCTGACTATGCAGCAGTGGCCCGTGTCCTGGCTGGatctgtgttgtgtgtgtgccaTCACAAGTGcttgagtatgtgtgtgtgcgacTCTGTGCAGGCAGGTATTTCTCACCTTTTCTCTGTGTGATGGGTGTGATATTGTATGTCACTAAATGCAACCATCTCTGTGACAGCCTGTGTGGGACCCTCTGGATGTGAAAGGCTGTGTGTTACAGCAGTCACTGTCTGGCTGTCTGCCCTGGCtatttatgtgtgtgtctctgaCTGGGAGGTAGCTGCCTTCCCTCTGTGTGAGCTGGGGGGCTAGTGGCTTGCGTATGGCTGACTCTGGGAGGGAGGGCGGGGGTGTAAGCACCACTCTGTCACCCTGGGCGCTGATGTGCATCTTTGGATCTGCACGTGCGCGGGTGGCCAGGACAGCCTTCTGTATGTGTACAACTGTATGTGCAAGTAACCAGCTCTTGTGGACACACCAGAGTGCATGTCACCATTGTGGCTGTGTGGTAATGGCATGTGTATGTGACTctgcagggtggctgtgggtTATTGTCCTCTTTGAgaaactatgtgtgtgtgtgtgtgtgtgtgtgtgtgtgtgtacatgactAGTGCAGATATGTAGTACTGGTCTATATGGGACTGTGTGTGGCAGTACTTGTGGCTTTGTGTGACTATCTTCTCTGTGTGTGGCACTTGCATTGCCATCTTCTGTTATGGAAGTGTGCAAACACCTCTCTTTGACACTATGTATATAAAACCCTatatgttgtgtatgtgtgtcccACATTTGaccctggggtgtgtgtgtgtaaggacatgtctctgtctctctgtttttcaTGTCACTCTCTTGACATCTGAGTCTGTCTCATGTCTCATGACTATGTCTCATGTCCCCATCTGTCCCTTTCTACTGTCTCCAGGTCTCTAAGTCTGCATCTGTTTCTTCTGagtctgtatttcttttcttcccctcttcATTTTCAGTCTCTGCTTCTGCATCTCCCAGTCTGCAGATCCTGTGTCTCCATCTCTCTGACTGGCATCTCCATGTCTTCATTTGTCCTTTTCTCCATGTCTCTGGGTCGCCATCACTTACTATCTACCAAAAGCCCCCACCCTCATGCTTATACATCTcttctctccctgcctcagtttaACCCAGAACTGGTGCTGGTCTCAGCTGGCTTTGATGCTGCACGGGGGGACCCGCTGGGGGGCTGCCAGGTGTCACCTGAGGGTTATGCCCACCTCACCCACCTGCTGATGGGCCTTGCCAGTGGCCGCATTATCCTTATTCTAGAGGTAATTCTCTCTTGGTCCCTCTTCCCACAGTGGGAGGGTAGTTTGGAAATGTTGGCACCATCACTCAGGACAGTTTCCTGAAATCTCCTTTGAGTGTCCCTGCCTGGGATTGTTGGCACATACTGGGTAGTAATAAGAATAACAGCAACATTAACAGCCTTAATTGAGTGCTCACTATGTACAGAGCACTCTTCTGAGCACTTCATGTGTCTTATTCATTCAGTTACTTGGCAAGGCAGCCTTATGAGGTAGGGTCAGCTTACCTCATTTTCCTCTCTCAAGatcagggaaactgaggcacaaagaggtgtGATGACTAGCCTGAGATGGCACATTTACTGATGGCAGAACCAGGACTTGAACCCATGCAGCCTGGCTCCAGGGTTTGTACTTTTTACTCTACCTAAACTGCCTCTAACAAGTTCCTGGGACAAAGGAAATTCACTGACCTTTGTAAATGGCCCAGTATCCCTatgccctgtgcctcagtttcctcatttttatgAGGCAGGCTAATCATGGAGGAATATCTGGCATATGGTAAATGCTGAATCTGTTGGATctggttttttgttcttttgtttttcttttttttttttttttttttttttgaggcagagtctcactctgtcacccaggctggactgcaatggcacaatctcagctcactgcagcctccacctcctgggttcaagtgatcctcctacctcagcctcctgaatcactgggattacaggcaccagccaccacgctcggctaatttttgtagttttagtagagatggggtttcaccatgtctgccaggctggtcttgagctcctggcctcaagaaatccacccacctcagcctcccagagtgctggaattacaggcgtgaggcaccgcgcctggcccctggTTACTGTTATGCATTGTTCAGATATTAATCGGCTCAGCAACTTTCTGTGctcttattctcttttcttttcttttcttttcatttttgttttttgttttttttgagacgttgtcttgctctgttgcccaggctagagtgcagtagcgcaatctcggctcactgggttcaagcagttctctgcctcagcctcccaagtagctgggattacaggtgcctgtcaccacacccagctaatttttttgtatttttagtagagatggggtttcaccatgttggccaggctggtcttgaacccctgaccttgtgatctacccgtgtcagcctcccaaagtgttgggattacaggcatgagcgaccgtacctgcctctttttttttccttttgagacaaagtcttgctctgtcacccaggctggagtgcaatggcacaatctcagctcactgcagcctccatctcctgggctcaagcaattctcatgcctcagcctcccgactagctgggactacaggcacatgccaccatgcctggctaatttttgtatttttagtagagatggggtttcaccatgttggccaggctggtctcaaactcctaacctcaggtaatctgcccgcctcggcctcccaaagtgctgggattataggggtgaaccaccatgcctggcctgtgctGTTATTTtcaccactttacagatgaggaaaataagtcaCAGAGAAATTAATTGGCTTGCAAAAAGTCCCACTTACTGTGTGCCCAGTACTGCTTGTGACAGGACACGGTGGGAGTTAAGAACACAGATGACTCCATCAGAGAGCCCAAGTTCAAACCCCAGTGCTGCCTCTTCAGCTGTTATGACCTCGGACAAGTCATCTAACCactctgatcctcagtttctttatctgtaaaaagaATAGCAACTGGGATTCCTGTGGAATGTAAAAAAAAGTCAATACAGGAGTCCATGTGGAGAGGGAGTCCAGTTGTTCCTGTACTAGGTCAGGGCAGGGTCTTTTGTATGGATTCACAGCAGTCGTCTTGTGCAGGTCAGGTCAGTGGTTACTGTATGATGTGAGGCCAGGGGTTCCTGGACAGTGTGAAGACGGATTTCTGTATGGCATGAAGGCAAGTTCCTGTATAGACTGAGCACCTGTGGTTGTGAGGATTGAGTTAATATGCATGAAGTACTTAAAATCAGGTCTGGCACACAGCAAACAATAAATGTCAGCTGTTACTAATGCTTTTATCAGTATCGTTATCTTGCACTTTACATCACAATTTACTCCCCACAACAACCACCTTACACAATGGGTGCTGCCCATCTTACAGGTGTGGGTTCTGTTCACTTGTTCCCAgtactctccctccctctccagacTTGCAGGGCTCAGTAGGGAGGATTGGGGAGGCAGGACATGTTGCCCTCCAAATTCCCCAATGAACCCCCACCATacttttccctccccttttccttAACAAAGGGTGGCTATAACCTGACATCCATCTCAGAGTCCATGGCTGCCTGCACTCGCTCCCTCCTTGGAGACCCGCCACCCCTGCTGACCCTGCCACGGCCCCCTCTATCAGGGGCCCTGGCCTCAATCACTGAGACCATCCAAGTCCATCGCAGATACTGGCGCAGCTTACGGGTCATGAGTGAGTGGATTTGGGGGCGATGGAGGGAACTCAGGGAAGGAGGGGGCTGGGGGGCAGGGAttagaggcaggaaggaggacaGTACCCACACTCAAGGATCTCCCTCCCTGGTTCCAGAGGTAGAAGACAGAGAGGGACCCTCCAGTTCTAAGTTGGTCACCAAGAAGGCACCCCAACCAGCCAAACCTAGGTTAGCTGAGCGGATGACCACACGAGAAAAGAAGGTTCTGGAAGCAGGCATGGGAAAGATCACCTCGGCATCATCTGGGGAAGAGTCCACTCCAGGCCAGACTAAGTCAGAGACAGCTGTGGTGGCCCTCACTCAGGACCAGTCCTCAGAGGCAGCCACAGGGGGAGCCACACTGGCCCAGACCATCTCTGAGGCAGCCGTTGGGGGAGCCATGCTGGGCCAGACCACCTCAGAGGAGGCTGTCGGGGGAGCCACTCCGGACCAGACCACCTCAGAGAAGACTGTGGGAGGAGCCACTCTGGACCAGACCACCTCAGAGGATGCTGTTGGGGGAGCCACGCTGGGCCAGACTACCTCAGAGGAGGCTGTAGGAGGAGCTACACTGGCCCAGACCACCTCGGAGGCAGCCATGGAGGGAGCCACACTGGACCAGACTACGTCAGAGGAGGCTCCAGGGGGCACCGAGCTGATCCAAACTCCTCTAGCCTCGAGCACAGACCACCAGACCCCCCCAACCTCACCTGTGCAGGGAACTACACCCCAGATATCTCCCAGTACACTGATTGAGAATCTCAGGACCTTGGAGCTAGGCAGCAAATCTCAGGTAAggcccaccacacccaggtagGGGCAAGAAGGGGCAAGAATCAGGCTTCTCTGATACATCTCTTACTTCTGCGTGTCCAGGGGGCctcagaatctcaggccccaggAGAGGAGAACCTACTAGGAGAGGCAGCTGGAGGTCAGGACATGGCTGATTCGATGCTGATGCAGGGATCTAGGGGCCTCACTGATCAGGTGAGCTCAGGCTGGGACTGTGGCTTCCTTCTCTTGCCACTTTGTGTCTCCAGGTAGGAGCATGtgataaataaacatataatggGGAGATGGGGTCTTCAGCTTACTCAGTTTCATCCACCCACTCCAGGCCATATTTTATGCTGTGACACCACTGCCCTGGTGTCCCCATTTGGTGGCAGTATGCCCCATACCTGCAGCAGGCCTAGACGTGACCCAACCTTGTGGGGACTGTGGAACAATCCAAGAGAATTGGGTGTGTCTCTCTTGCTATCAGGTATGGAGcagaggaaggggatggggcgGAGGTTGGAACTACAGGGGGGTGCTGACCCCCACCTGACACTCACACCCCCAACCTCAGGTCTACTGTGGTCGTTACATCAATGGCCACATGCTCCAACACCATGAAAATTCTGGACACCCGCTGGTCCTCAGCTACATCGACCTGTCAACCTGGTGTTACTACTGTCAGGCCTATGTCCACCACCAGGTGGGCCCTGGGTAGACCCTTCAACACGTGCACActcaccccccacacacacacaccccttctgTGATTGGGTAAAGGGAGACCACAGGCCCCTCTGCATGGCTGCCTCATGTGATTATTTTGCATGGGGCGGGGGCTGTGGGATAGTCCAGAAGACAGAGTGGTTGAGGGCTGGAGTGGGGGCAGCCCTGCAGCCGAGGTAGAGGGGTCctcactctctctcacctgccCTATTCTTGCCTCCTCCTCAGGCTCTCCTAGATGTGAAGAACATCGCCCACCAGAACAAGTTTGGGGAGGATATGCCCCACCCACACTAAGCCCCAGAATACGGTCCCTCTTCACCTTCTGAGGCCCACGATAGACCAGCTGTAGCTCATTCCAGCCTGTACCTTGGATGAGGGGTAGCCTCCCACTGCATCCCATCCTGAATATCCTTTGCAACTCCCCAAGAGTGCTTATTTAAGTGTTAATACTTTTAAGAGAACTGCGACGATTAATTGTGGATCTCCCCCTGCCCATTGCCTGCTTGAGGGGTACCACTACTCCAACCCAGAAGGAAAGGGGGGCAGCTCAGTGGCCCCAAGAGGGAGCTGATATCACGAGGATAACATTGGCGGGAGGGGAGTTAACTGGCAGGTATGGCAAGGTTGCATATATAATAAAGTACAAGCTGTTAAAAAACCTGGAGAAAGCCTTTTGACTTTGAGCAGGTGGAGAACCCCACATCCCTGGCCAGCAGAGCCAATGAGTAATGAAGGAAAGAGGGAGTGGGTCTCTGTCAGGTCAATCCCCTACCCATCCATTGCCCCCAAAAAACTAACTGAAAATAGAGCAGCCATTTTGACTGGCTCCATGGGAGATGAAATGGTAGAATCCATGAGAAAATGGGTGCTTGCCTTAGAAATAGGGGCCTCACAGCCAGTCCCAGCCACACCCACACCCTAGGCTGAGAAGGCAAGAAAACTAGCAGGAAGTATCCTCACCAGGCCTGTTTCCCCATTTGTCTCATTGGCCTGACGGGATGGCGGGAGGTCCACGTTTAACTTGAATGTGGTGGTCATGGTAGCTTCTTGGCAGAAGGGGTGCCTGCCATTGACCGGAGGTGGGAAATTGGAGGACAGTCTGAGAGTTGAATTTCTCCCACGTGGTGAGAATTGCTTTGGCAGCTCAAGGGAGTAGGACCTGAGGTTTCCAGGACTTGTCTTCATGGCCACCTTATGATCCCGAGCTGACCACCACAGCCTTACTGAGTCAAGAAGAGGAAGGATGGGGAAGGGCCGGGGCTGCcccgtttttgttttgttttgttttgttttttgagatggagtcttgctcttgtcgcccaggctggagtacagtggcacgatcttggctcactgcagcctctgcctcccaggttcaagtgattctccttcctcagcctcctgagtagctgggattacaggcgcccgccaccacacctggctaatttttgtatttttagtagagatggggtttcgccatgttgggcaggctggtctcgaactcctgacctcatgatccacccacctcggcctcccaaagtgctgggattacaggtgtgagccaccgctcccaggcCAGGGGCTGCCCTGTTTTAAGAGCCCTCTGGATGCCCCACCTCTGCTGCCCTCTCATTGATCAGGACTGTGCATGTGGTTGCCATAGctgcaagggagcctgggaaatgtgtagCTTGACAGGCAGCCGCCTCTGATCAGGGGCTTTCTTCCCTGACAGAATGACCTCTCCTCTGTCACTCTCCACTTTTCTCCAGAGCTACCAAAAAACGGAGCTGAGGCAGCACGGGCTCTGTGGCCTCAAAGAGCTTCCCACAAAACGGTTCCCAAAGTCAGGCCATCCTGGTCAAAATCTGACCCCCaactctcccacacacacacaccaccaatAGGAAAGCAAGGGAGAGGCGCTGTAGGGGACACACAAGGAGGTTTGGCCGCCGTCCGCGCACCCCTAGAGGCCGCTGTGGCACCCACGTACCTGTGCGCAAGCCACCTGGGGGCACGACCCCGTGCTCCCCCGGGGCAATGGTaggggcaggggcggggcagtggcaggggcaggggcgcGGCGCAGGGGGGTGGGCGGCCTGAGGAGCAGAGGGAGGGCGGCTGCGCATGTCCACTCCCCCACTCGCCGCCGGGGGGCCCCGGGGAGCAAGCGTAGCCCCCTGCCAGGCCTGTCAGAGCGTCCCAGCGCGCCTGCCTCCCCACGGACACAGGTGAGCGAGGCACCGGTGCCCCCGGCCCCGCCAGGCCTGGGGGTATCCCCGCGCCGGCTTTAGGGGACCCTCCCCCAAGCGCCAAGCCTTCTCCCGGGCGAGCGGCCCCTCACCCGGCCTGCCGGGAGGGGTGTTGGCGCTGGGCTGGAAGAGGGGCCGCCTCACCCGGAGTCGGAGTGGGTCTTGACAGGATGCCTGGGCGACACTGCTCACACGGAGTCCGAAGTGCAGCCCTGGTTTCGGGGACCCCTCCGTACTCCGAGCTTTGCACCTCACCCGGCCTCGTCCGGGAAAGCGCGACCTGGCGAGGCTGCCCTGACCCCAGATCCCGGCTCCTCAGCGCGCCGGCCTCGGTGAGCTGGACGAAGCCCCCCAACCTGGTCCCGGCGGCTCTGAGCGCGCAGCCACCGCCAGGAGCCCAGGGGACCCACCGGGGGCTCCGCGCCACTTGAGAGGACCAAGCCCCCCATCCCCGGCGCCTCCCGCGGGCTGAGACCCCGGGCCAGTGCCCTTGGCACGTGCCTCTGCGCCTCATGGCTCCTCCCGGGAGTGGGGCCGTGAGGACCCGGGCCGCGGCCTCCCTGCGCGTCGAGGGAACTGGGCGAGTGTGGCCCGGTCCTGCCAGGCAGCTGGGTTGGGAGCTGCGCTCGGCCACTCGGCCAGTCCTCGGGCTCCCCTTCCTCACCGTCG harbors:
- the HDAC6 gene encoding protein deacetylase HDAC6 isoform X18; its protein translation is MTSTGQDSTTTRQRRSRQNPQSPPQDSSVTSKRNIKKGAVPRSIPNLAEVKKKGKMKKLGQAMEEDLIAGLQGMDLNLEAEALAGTGLVLDEQLNEFHCLWDDSFPEGPERLHAIKEQLIQEGLLDRCVSFQARFAEKEELMLVHSLEYIDLMETTQYMNEGELRVLADTYDSVYLHPNSYSCACLASGSVLRLVDAVLGAEIRNGMAIIRPPGHHAQHSLMDGYCMFNHVAVAARYAQQKHRIRRVLIVDWDVHHGQGTQFTFDQDPSVLYFSIHRYEQGRFWPHLKASNWSTTGFGQGQGYTINVPWNQFQPQLVLVAAGFDALQGDPKGEMAATPAGFAQLTHLLMGLAGGKLILSLEGGYNLRALAEGVSASLHTLLGDPCPMLESPGAPCRSAQASVSCALEALEPFWEVLVRSSRKWAETVEGDNMEEDNVEENEEEGPWEPPVLPILTWPVLQSRTGLVYDQSMMNHCNLWDSHHPEVPQRILRIMCRLEELGLAGRCLTLTPRPATEAELLTCHSAEYVGHLRATEKMKTRELHRESSNFDSIYICPSTFACAQLATGAACRLVEAVLSGEVLNGAAVVRPPGHHAEQDAACGFCFFNSVAVAARHAQAISGRALRILIVDWDVHHGNGTQHMFEDDPSVLYVSLHRYDHGTFFPMGDEGASSQIGRAAGTGFTVNVAWNGPRMGDADYLAAWHRLVLPIAYEFNPELVLVSAGFDAARGDPLGGCQVSPEGYAHLTHLLMGLASGRIILILEGGYNLTSISESMAACTRSLLGDPPPLLTLPRPPLSGALASITETIQVHRRYWRSLRVMKVEDREGPSSSKLVTKKAPQPAKPRLAERMTTREKKVLEAGMGKITSASSGEESTPGQTKSETAVVALTQDQSSEAATGGATLAQTISEAAVGGAMLGQTTSEEAVGGATPDQTTSEKTVGGATLDQTTSEDAVGGATLGQTTSEEAVGGATLAQTTSEAAMEGATLDQTTSEEAPGGTELIQTPLASSTDHQTPPTSPVQGTTPQISPSTLIENLRTLELGSKSQGASESQAPGEENLLGEAAGGQDMADSMLMQGSRGLTDQAIFYAVTPLPWCPHLVAVCPIPAAGLDVTQPCGDCGTIQENWVCLSCYQVYCGRYINGHMLQHHENSGHPLVLSYIDLSTWCYYCQAYVHHQALLDVKNIAHQNKFGEDMPHPH
- the HDAC6 gene encoding protein deacetylase HDAC6 isoform X11, whose product is MRGGNRGRGQASSTMTSTGQDSTTTRQRRSRQNPQSPPQDSSVTSKRNIKKGAVPRSIPNLAEVKKKGKMKKLGQAMEEDLIAGLQGMDLNLEAEALAGTGLVLDEQLNEFHCLWDDSFPEGPERLHAIKEQLIQEGLLDRCVSFQARFAEKEELMLVHSLEYIDLMETTQYMNEGELRVLADTYDSVYLHPNSYSCACLASGSVLRLVDAVLGAEIRNGMAIIRPPGHHAQHSLMDGYCMFNHVAVAARYAQQKHRIRRVLIVDWDVHHGQGTQFTFDQDPSVLYFSIHRYEQGRFWPHLKASNWSTTGFGQGQGYTINVPWNQVGMRDADYIAAFLHVLLPVALEFQPQLVLVAAGFDALQGDPKGEMAATPAGFAQLTHLLMGLAGGKLILSLEGGYNLRALAEGVSASLHTLLGDPCPMLESPGAPCRSAQASVSCALEALEPFWEVLVRSTETVEGDNMEEDNVEENEEEGPWEPPVLPILTWPVLQSRTGLVYDQSMMNHCNLWDSHHPEVPQRILRIMCRLEELGLAGRCLTLTPRPATEAELLTCHSAEYVGHLRATEKMKTRELHRESSNFDSIYICPSTFACAQLATGAACRLVEAVLSGEVLNGAAVVRPPGHHAEQDAACGFCFFNSVAVAARHAQAISGRALRILIVDWDVHHGNGTQHMFEDDPSVLYVSLHRYDHGTFFPMGDEGASSQIGRAAGTGFTVNVAWNGPRMGDADYLAAWHRLVLPIAYEFNPELVLVSAGFDAARGDPLGGCQVSPEGYAHLTHLLMGLASGRIILILEGGYNLTSISESMAACTRSLLGDPPPLLTLPRPPLSGALASITETIQVHRRYWRSLRVMKVEDREGPSSSKLVTKKAPQPAKPRLAERMTTREKKVLEAGMGKITSASSGEESTPGQTKSETAVVALTQDQSSEAATGGATLAQTISEAAVGGAMLGQTTSEEAVGGATPDQTTSEKTVGGATLDQTTSEDAVGGATLGQTTSEEAVGGATLAQTTSEAAMEGATLDQTTSEEAPGGTELIQTPLASSTDHQTPPTSPVQGTTPQISPSTLIENLRTLELGSKSQGASESQAPGEENLLGEAAGGQDMADSMLMQGSRGLTDQAIFYAVTPLPWCPHLVAVCPIPAAGLDVTQPCGDCGTIQENWVCLSCYQVYCGRYINGHMLQHHENSGHPLVLSYIDLSTWCYYCQAYVHHQALLDVKNIAHQNKFGEDMPHPH
- the HDAC6 gene encoding protein deacetylase HDAC6 isoform X10 is translated as MRGGNRGRGQASSTMTSTGQDSTTTRQRRSRQNPQSPPQDSSVTSKRNIKKGAVPRSIPNLAEVKKKGKMKKLGQAMEEDLIAGLQGMDLNLEAEALAGTGLVLDEQLNEFHCLWDDSFPEGPERLHAIKEQLIQEGLLDRCVSFQARFAEKEELMLVHSLEYIDLMETTQYMNEGELRVLADTYDSVYLHPNSYSCACLASGSVLRLVDAVLGAEIRNGMAIIRPPGHHAQHSLMDGYCMFNHVAVAARYAQQKHRIRRVLIVDWDVHHGQGTQFTFDQDPSVLYFSIHRYEQGRFWPHLKASNWSTTGFGQGQGYTINVPWNQVGMRDADYIAAFLHVLLPVALEFQPQLVLVAAGFDALQGDPKGEMAATPAGFAQLTHLLMGLAGGKLILSLEGGYNLRALAEGVSASLHTLLGDPCPMLESPGAPCRSAQASVSCALEALEPFWEVLVRSSRKWAETVEGDNMEEDNVEENEEEGPWEPPVLPILTWPVLQSRTGLVYDQSMMNHCNLWDSHHPEVPQRILRIMCRLEELGLAGRCLTLTPRPATEAELLTCHSAEYVGHLRATEKMKTRELHRESSNFDSIYICPSTFACAQLATGAACRLVEAVLSGEVLNGAAVVRPPGHHAEQDAACGFCFFNSVAVAARHAQAISGRALRILIVDWDVHHGNGTQHMFEDDPSVLYVSLHRYDHGTFFPMGDEGASSQIGRAAGTGFTVNVAWNGPRMGDADYLAAWHRLVLPIAYEFNPELVLVSAGFDAARGDPLGGCQVSPEGYAHLTHLLMGLASGRIILILEGGYNLTSISESMAACTRSLLGDPPPLLTLPRPPLSGALASITETIQVHRRYWRSLRVMKVEDREGPSSSKLVTKKAPQPAKPRLAERMTTREKKVLEAGMGKITSASSGEESTPGQTKSETAVVALTQDQSSEAATGGATLAQTISEAAVGGAMLGQTTSEEAVGGATPDQTTSEKTVGGATLDQTTSEDAVGGATLGQTTSEEAVGGATLAQTTSEAAMEGATLDQTTSEEAPGGTELIQTPLASSTDHQTPPTSPVQGTTPQISPSTLIENLRTLELGSKSQGASESQAPGEENLLGEAAGGQDMADSMLMQGSRGLTDQAIFYAVTPLPWCPHLVAVCPIPAAGLDVTQPCGDCGTIQENWVCLSCYQVYCGRYINGHMLQHHENSGHPLVLSYIDLSTWCYYCQAYVHHQALLDVKNIAHQNKFGEDMPHPH
- the HDAC6 gene encoding protein deacetylase HDAC6 isoform X24, which produces MDGYCMFNHVAVAARYAQQKHRIRRVLIVDWDVHHGQGTQFTFDQDPSVLYFSIHRYEQGRFWPHLKASNWSTTGFGQGQGYTINVPWNQVGMRDADYIAAFLHVLLPVALEFQPQLVLVAAGFDALQGDPKGEMAATPAGFAQLTHLLMGLAGGKLILSLEGGYNLRALAEGVSASLHTLLGDPCPMLESPGAPCRSAQASVSCALEALEPFWEVLVRSTETVEGDNMEEDNVEENEEEGPWEPPVLPILTWPVLQSRTGLVYDQSMMNHCNLWDSHHPEVPQRILRIMCRLEELGLAGRCLTLTPRPATEAELLTCHSAEYVGHLRATEKMKTRELHRESSNFDSIYICPSTFACAQLATGAACRLVEAVLSGEVLNGAAVVRPPGHHAEQDAACGFCFFNSVAVAARHAQAISGRALRILIVDWDVHHGNGTQHMFEDDPSVLYVSLHRYDHGTFFPMGDEGASSQIGRAAGTGFTVNVAWNGPRMGDADYLAAWHRLVLPIAYEFNPELVLVSAGFDAARGDPLGGCQVSPEGYAHLTHLLMGLASGRIILILEGGYNLTSISESMAACTRSLLGDPPPLLTLPRPPLSGALASITETIQVHRRYWRSLRVMKVEDREGPSSSKLVTKKAPQPAKPRLAERMTTREKKVLEAGMGKITSASSGEESTPGQTKSETAVVALTQDQSSEAATGGATLAQTISEAAVGGAMLGQTTSEEAVGGATPDQTTSEKTVGGATLDQTTSEDAVGGATLGQTTSEEAVGGATLAQTTSEAAMEGATLDQTTSEEAPGGTELIQTPLASSTDHQTPPTSPVQGTTPQISPSTLIENLRTLELGSKSQGASESQAPGEENLLGEAAGGQDMADSMLMQGSRGLTDQAIFYAVTPLPWCPHLVAVCPIPAAGLDVTQPCGDCGTIQENWVCLSCYQVYCGRYINGHMLQHHENSGHPLVLSYIDLSTWCYYCQAYVHHQALLDVKNIAHQNKFGEDMPHPH